One segment of Triticum aestivum cultivar Chinese Spring chromosome 2A, IWGSC CS RefSeq v2.1, whole genome shotgun sequence DNA contains the following:
- the LOC123186168 gene encoding BTB/POZ and MATH domain-containing protein 2-like, whose protein sequence is MDEPPSLELHSHLERMLEDGRGADVTFSVANQEFRAHSFLLAARSPVLAAQLFDLMEGVRRVEIVDVEPAIFKMMLHYIYTESLPPYDDQGGNNIRVMQHLLVAANRYGLERLKLVCEEELCKRIDSETITTMSALADQHQCKRLKVACMKFKSSPK, encoded by the coding sequence ATGGACGAGCCACCGTCTCTGGAGCTGCACAGCCACCTCGAGCGCATGCTCGAGGACGGGAGGGGCGCCGACGTGACGTTCAGCGTGGCCAACCAGGAGTTCCGCGCTCACAGTTTTCTCCTGGCGGCGCGATCGCCGGTCCTGGCGGCGCAGCTATTTGACCTAATGGAGGGTGTGCGGCGAGTGGAGATCGTGGACGTGGAGCCTGCCATATTCAAGATGATGCTTCACTACATCTACACGGAGTCGCTGCCACCGTACGACGATCAAGGCGGAAACAACATCAGGGTGATGCAGCATTTACTGGTGGCAGCAAATAGGTACGGCCTAGAAAGGTTGAAGCTGGTATGCGAAGAAGAACTGTGCAAAAGAATCGACTCAGAGACCATCACAACCATGTCGGCGTTGGCAGATCAGCACCAGTGCAAACGCCTCAAAGTTGCATGCATGAAGTTCAAATCATCACCCAAGTAA
- the LOC123186169 gene encoding BTB/POZ and MATH domain-containing protein 4-like, giving the protein MGKSSTTAVVRVRETMSSSSFKEHTDTLSLEVPDYLQVKDMGVGEFVSSRVFPVGGYEWEMRFYPGGKDWHCAGNASAYVFSRSQVKDVSTRFTLSMLHTKGQVQVASFDPRKRVFSPKATRYDE; this is encoded by the coding sequence ATGGgtaaaagctcgaccacggcagtgGTGCGTGTACGGGAGACCATGTCGTCAAGCAGCTTCAAGGAGCACACGGACACACTCAGTTTGGAGGTGCCCGACTACCTGCAGGTTAAGGACATGGGCGTCGGCGAGTTCGTTAGCTCGCGCGTCTTCCCGGTCGGTGGCTACGAGTGGGAGATGAGGTTCTACCCAGGCGGAAAAGACTGGCACTGTGCCGGCAACGCCTCCGCGTACGTGTTCAGCCGCAGCCAAGTCAAGGACGTGAGCACCCGGTTCACGTTGAGCATGCTGCACACCAAGGGCCAGGTGCAGGTAGCAAGCTTCGACCCGAGGAAGCGCGTCTTCTCGCCAAAAGCAACGAGATACGACGAGTGA